The Schistocerca nitens isolate TAMUIC-IGC-003100 chromosome 2, iqSchNite1.1, whole genome shotgun sequence nucleotide sequence ttaaatttgtaataacatatcgaaatttcgcgctgttatcctgtaagttggtgagcgtgctacagacagcgtgcagaatggcctatagatggcagcatagtgcaaatgcacacataccgtcgcagtatcagtataaagatggccgtcccacttgcgacttgctccagggaagaatagcgttctgttagtcggtttttgcgtagtgaaggtgtgaaacctgttgaaattcatcgacgaatgaaggttcagtacggtgatgcatgtttgtaacagcagcaagtctacgaatggagtaggaagtgcgcaaatggtgtgacttcagtggaagacgctcctcgccaggtcaggcacaacgagatgTGAATCAacagaatattgcagcagttgaagccatagtgaaggaaaactgccgagtgacactgaatgacattgcagcatgtttacagattagtcatgggtcagcacaccacattgtgcatgatgtgctccagtttcaccaagtgtctgcaagatgagtgccacagcagctgactcctgaaatgagagaacgacatgttgatgcttgagaagaacttcggcgctttgaacgagaaggtgatgtcttccttgcaagaatagttactggggacgaaacctgggttcacttccatcaaccggaaatgaagagagcgagcaaggaatggcatgGCGCCATCATCTATGAGACCTTTGGCGTGTAAATAGATCAACTGAAGCGGCTTCACAATTTTGCTTCTCGTTTTCGAATCCGGATAACTGTTTTTAATTCTGAAGTTCATtaatctacccatgtccgtagaagataaATACACGAATGGTTTCCATTGTACATTGAAATAGCATTGTTGTTATTCGTATACTAACAGCGCTTAGTGAATGAcctttaaaaaaaacaataaatgaatcggaaattattttcagttaaattcCTGTAGTGCAAGTTGGTTCACAATCAGTTGCAAACGGCAGTTTTCGGTAAAGTATTCATTATGCGTGGTTTGCCACGAAATTATTGTCAATGCATGACATTTTAAGCACGTTAAGGATTTTTTTTcctagtgagattcatacgaagaaaaatcaccaaaaccaaagaagtttcgaacagaaccatcggcaggggactctcttttgggacgaaaaaggcgtcattttggagcatttcatgcctagaggaaccacggtcactagtgcatcatacacagatttcctaaaaaatcatctgcggcctgcaatcaaatcaaagcgacgtggattgttgtcagcaggtgtccttttgcaacataacaatgcaaggccccacactgcccgtacaaaacTTGCAACTACCACAGacgtgcattttgagtgtcttcctcatccaccatactcaccagactttgccacaagtgatttccatacgtttgaaCCAGgcaaagttccgttctgatgaagaggtacgccacgaggtgcatgagtggttgtgcggactaccaaaagaattttgttctaaaggaatttatgcactttgtaagcgctggaggacttgtattgagcgtgggggaggttatattgaaaaatgatacagctttgtaccacttctgcacactaaataatatttaaaaaaatatttaaggttttcatttgactcaccctcgtaccaaTACCCTaaagcaaagtaaaaaaaaaaaatattttaaaaatttatttaatttttagggGTGGCATCACAGCTTCTTTGAGAAAAGCTTCATATCTTCCACAAATGTCAGGGTGTTCCTGCATAGAATATGCTCTAGAATCATACAGTATAGAGATGTTGcaatactaatgtacactactgtccattaaaattgctacaccaagaagaaatacagatgataaacgggtattaattggacaaatacattatactagaactcacatgtgattacatttcacgcaatttgggtgcatagatcctgagaaatcagtacccagaacaaccacctatgaccgtaataacggccttgatacgcctgggcattgagtcaaacagagtttggatggcgtttacaggcacagctgcccatgcagcttcaacacgataccacagttcatcaagagtagtgactggcgtattgtgacgagccagctgctcggccaccattcaccagacgttttcagttggtgagagatctagagaatgtgctggccagggcagcagtcgaacatttcatgtatccagaaaggcctgtacaggacctgtaacatgcggtcgtgcattatcctgctgaaatgtagggtttcgcagggatcgaatgaagggtagagccacgggtcgtaacacatctgaaatgtaacgtccactgttgaaagtgccgtcaatgcgaacaagaggtaacgcataccatcacgccgggtgatacgccagtacagcgatgacgaatacacgcttccaatgtgcgttcaccgcgatatcgccaaacacgggtaCGACCATCatagtgctgtaaacagaacctggatacacctgaaaaaatgacattttgccattagtgcacccaggttcgtcgttgagtacaccatcgcaggcgctcctgtctgtgatgcagcgtcaagggtaaccgcagccatggtctctgagctgatagtccacgctgctgcaaacgtcgtcgaactgttcgtgcagatggttgttgtcttgcaaatgtccccatctgttgactcaaggatcgagacatggctgcacgatccgttacagccatgcggataagatacctgtcctctcgactactagtgatacgaggccgttgggatctagcacggcgttccgtatacccgcgtgaacccaccgattccatattctactaacagtcatttgatctctacgaacgcgagcagcaatgtcgcgatacgataaaccgcaatcgcgataggctacaatccgacctttatcaaagtcggaaacgtgatgatatgcatttcttcttctttcacgaggcatcacaacaaggtttcaccaggcaacgccggtcaactgctgtttgtgtacgagaaatcggttggaaagtttgctaatgttagcacgttgtaggtgtcgccaccagcgcctatcttgagtgaatgctctgaaaagctaatcatttgcatatcacagcatcttcttcctgtcggttaaatttcgcgtctgtagcacgtcatcctcgtggtgtagcaattttaatggccagtagtgtatactacaTTGTGTAAGAGTAGGTGCTGTGTAGGAGGGGTCACCACGGAGGCTCGCTTACCGTGTCGTGCTCGATGTCCCTTGTTAACAGGAAAGGGCCCGTACGATGACGGAAACGACGCTGGACACGACGCCCGAGTGGCTGGACCGCGACTTCGTGGCCACCTGCCTGAGCAAGGACGACGAAGCCGCGGGGCTGCGCCTCAAGTCGTTCGTGGCGACGCCGCTCAACACGGCGGCGCAGGTGGCGGGCAGCCGCGTGATGCGCGTCGCGGCGGAGCTGGAGGCGCCGGACGGCAGCCCCTCGCGGCCGCGGCGGCTGGTGCTCAAGACGCCGGCCGTGGGCATGAGCGCGCAGCTGCAGCAGACCTTCCGCAGGGAGGTGTTCGTCTACTCGCGCGCGCTGCCGGACGCGGAGGCGGCGCTGCGCGCGGCGGAGGGCGCGTCGTTCCACCCTGTGGCGGCGCGCTGCCTGCTGTCGGGCGAGGCGCTCGTGCTGGAGGACCTGTCGGCGGCCGGCTTCCGGCTGGCGGCGGGCGGCGCCTCGCTGGACCTGCCGCACTGCGCGCTCGTGGCCCGCGCCGTGGCGCGCCTGCACGCCGCCTCCGCGCCGCTCGTCGACCGCGAGCCCTACGTCGGCGAGCTCTTCCGCGACTCCGCCTTCTTCAACGAGGCGTCGCGCCCCGACATGCAGCACTTCACCGAGAAGAACATGCTCGCCGTAGCCGAGGCGCTCGACGCCGTGCCCGGTTTCGCCGGGTACGCGCAGAAGTACCGCCAGCTGGCCGTCAAGATCTTCGACCGGCTGCTCGCTCTGCACCGGGACCAGGAGGGCCGCATGCGAGTGCTGCTGCACGGCGACCTCTGGCGGAACAACCTCATGTTCCGCTACTCCGACGGCCGGCCCGTCGACGTCAGATTGGTCGACTTCCAGGTAAAAGAAGCTTTTCTCTGTACGAGGCTCTGCTGACGAGGTAAACACGGcgggtgccataacccgatttcccagacaCTTCGCTCAGTGGAACAGGACTCAGAATAAACTGACACGTGTCTCGGTTCTTaggaaacgacggtcaaagttttcggtgCAATTTAGATGTCTTGCAGCACGcattcactatacagggtggtccattgatcgtgaccgggccaaatatctcacgaaataagcgtcaaacgaaaaaaccacaaagaacgaaactcgtctgcttgaagagggaaaccagatggcgctatggttggcccgctagatggcgctgccataggtcaaacggatatcaactgcgttttttaaataggaaccccaagtttttattacatattcatgtagtactaaaagaaatatgaatgttttagttggatcacttctttcgctttgtgatagatagcgctgtaatagtcatcatcatatggctcacaattttagacgaacagttggtaaaaggtaggtgttttaaattaaaatacagaacgtaggtacgtttcaacattttatttcggttgttccaatgtgatacatgtacctttgtgaacttatcatttctgagaacgcatgctattacagc carries:
- the LOC126235249 gene encoding uncharacterized protein LOC126235249, whose product is MTETTLDTTPEWLDRDFVATCLSKDDEAAGLRLKSFVATPLNTAAQVAGSRVMRVAAELEAPDGSPSRPRRLVLKTPAVGMSAQLQQTFRREVFVYSRALPDAEAALRAAEGASFHPVAARCLLSGEALVLEDLSAAGFRLAAGGASLDLPHCALVARAVARLHAASAPLVDREPYVGELFRDSAFFNEASRPDMQHFTEKNMLAVAEALDAVPGFAGYAQKYRQLAVKIFDRLLALHRDQEGRMRVLLHGDLWRNNLMFRYSDGRPVDVRLVDFQMAYVGSPAQDLQFFLYGNASEEVHRNSMEYLLSEYHCVLQSTLSAMGEHERAASYPLEQLRRDMDDHALLGLYCACNAMGFTLAPSGSANAIATNATNSPAVHRRVFTNPALLSYIKHVTPIFESKGLL